In Vicinamibacterales bacterium, the following are encoded in one genomic region:
- a CDS encoding pseudouridine synthase gives MPQATRLQKLLSTAGISSRRAAERLIKAGRVSVNGKVVTTLGTRADSVVDEIRVDGQRVSMAVRRRYFLLHKPRGYVTTRSDPQGRRTVLDLITRVRVYVYPVGRLDYESEGLLLLTNDGELAARLMHPRYGVERVYEVRVRGVPTVAKLARLRRGVRINGRFSVPAVVRVIRRWRNAKGGEALVAISVHEGRHRQVRKMCEAIGHPVVRLRRVQIGPLRDRRLKVGQYRELTHREIKALHRASENETKHLS, from the coding sequence ATGCCTCAAGCGACCCGTCTTCAGAAATTACTGTCGACTGCTGGCATCTCTTCCCGGAGAGCTGCGGAACGACTCATAAAGGCCGGCCGTGTGAGTGTCAATGGGAAGGTTGTAACGACCCTGGGGACAAGAGCCGATTCCGTGGTCGACGAAATCCGTGTGGACGGACAGCGAGTTTCGATGGCGGTCCGGCGACGATATTTCCTATTGCATAAACCGAGGGGTTACGTCACCACCCGCTCGGACCCGCAGGGGCGCCGCACAGTGTTAGACCTGATCACACGAGTGCGGGTTTATGTCTATCCGGTCGGCCGGCTTGACTACGAGTCGGAAGGGTTACTTCTACTGACGAACGACGGTGAACTCGCCGCTCGGTTGATGCATCCTCGGTATGGTGTTGAACGGGTTTATGAAGTTCGCGTACGGGGTGTGCCGACGGTCGCTAAGTTAGCGAGGCTACGCCGTGGTGTACGGATTAACGGTCGATTTTCGGTACCGGCTGTAGTTCGAGTAATACGACGATGGCGGAACGCCAAAGGCGGTGAAGCGTTAGTTGCGATCTCGGTTCACGAAGGCCGCCACCGGCAGGTGCGGAAGATGTGTGAGGCTATCGGCCACCCGGTTGTCCGGCTGCGGCGAGTCCAGATTGGTCCGTTGCGTGATCGACGGCTTAAGGTTGGTCAGTACCGAGAACTTACTCATCGAGAAATCAAAGCGTTGCACCGTGCATCGGAGAACGAAACGAAACATCTCTCGTGA
- the scpB gene encoding SMC-Scp complex subunit ScpB translates to MADDLKALVEALVFASPEPLTRKTLYKLLDSEPQEDVEAALEAVREQYEQSGGLHLVEVAGGFQIVTRPEFHEWIRRLFHERSTQRLSVQALETLAVIAYKQPVTAPEISEIRGVNTAGVIGTLVDRRLVKVVGRKRVIGRPFLYATTQEFLNRFGLSGLDDLPKVEDMAEALGLNLPHELSAPTDPEQGIAVPSDTSSVESEAGSVEEEQVH, encoded by the coding sequence TTGGCTGACGATCTAAAGGCCCTTGTGGAGGCACTGGTCTTTGCATCGCCAGAGCCACTGACGCGGAAGACACTCTACAAACTGCTCGATAGTGAACCACAAGAAGACGTGGAAGCAGCATTGGAAGCGGTTCGTGAACAGTACGAGCAGTCCGGTGGTCTGCACCTTGTCGAGGTGGCCGGAGGGTTCCAGATCGTAACGCGACCTGAATTTCACGAATGGATTCGACGCCTATTTCACGAGCGTAGTACGCAGCGTCTCTCTGTGCAAGCGCTCGAAACACTCGCAGTCATTGCTTATAAGCAGCCGGTGACAGCACCAGAGATATCAGAGATTCGTGGCGTGAACACGGCCGGAGTGATTGGCACATTGGTCGATCGGCGCTTGGTGAAGGTCGTTGGACGTAAACGGGTGATCGGTCGACCGTTCTTGTATGCGACAACTCAAGAATTTCTCAATCGTTTTGGCCTTAGCGGTCTCGATGATTTGCCAAAGGTCGAGGATATGGCTGAGGCCCTTGGTCTTAACTTACCGCACGAACTTTCTGCGCCGACCGACCCTGAACAGGGCATAGCGGTGCCAAGCGACACGAGCTCGGTTGAGTCTGAGGCCGGTAGTGTCGAAGAGGAGCAGGTGCACTGA
- a CDS encoding segregation/condensation protein A, with translation MAEAMGYPTDFESIVEAYPVKLDNFEGPLDLLLFLIRKNELNIQDIPIVPITDQYLDYLAIMRELDLDTAGEFLLMAATLIHIKSKMLLPRPDPGENEPEEDPREALMRRLLEHEKFKAAAGMLHERQTVRGAQWGRPDERVANIAGDSYEPELEVDLFSLLTAFQSVVHRAKDRPALSLPVEYISIETRIEQLMAILSEAEACGFEELFGDVTSRLGLITTFLALLEMIRLKLVRVFQSGAFGPIRVYRRSQSLDASSPTDDPKT, from the coding sequence GTGGCTGAGGCTATGGGATATCCGACCGATTTCGAATCGATCGTCGAAGCCTACCCCGTTAAGCTCGACAACTTTGAGGGGCCGCTCGATCTCCTGCTTTTTTTGATTCGGAAGAACGAACTCAACATTCAGGATATTCCTATTGTGCCTATTACAGATCAATATCTTGACTATCTAGCGATTATGCGGGAACTAGATCTCGACACAGCGGGCGAGTTTCTTCTAATGGCTGCGACGCTCATCCATATTAAGTCGAAGATGTTGTTGCCCCGGCCAGACCCAGGGGAAAACGAGCCCGAGGAGGATCCACGCGAAGCCCTCATGCGTCGATTGCTTGAACATGAAAAATTTAAGGCTGCTGCTGGAATGCTTCACGAGCGTCAGACGGTGCGTGGTGCGCAGTGGGGCAGGCCCGACGAACGGGTCGCCAACATTGCCGGAGACTCATACGAACCAGAACTTGAGGTTGACCTATTTAGTTTACTGACAGCGTTTCAGTCCGTGGTCCATCGTGCGAAGGACCGTCCAGCGCTGTCGCTGCCAGTTGAGTACATCTCGATTGAGACCCGTATAGAACAATTGATGGCGATTCTATCGGAGGCAGAAGCATGCGGGTTCGAAGAACTGTTCGGTGATGTGACGTCTCGGTTGGGGCTAATTACGACGTTTCTCGCACTACTTGAGATGATTAGACTAAAGCTCGTCAGGGTGTTTCAGAGCGGCGCATTTGGACCAATTCGTGTATACAGACGGTCGCAATCCTTAGACGCATCATCACCTACGGACGATCCGAAGACATGA
- the trpS gene encoding tryptophan--tRNA ligase, which translates to MATATVTKRVLSGMRPTGKMHLGHLAGALGNWAELQAKYECFYFVADWHALTSEYGNTEGLTDYALDNVTDWIAAGLDPERSTFFVQSLVPEHAELYLLLSMIVPTPWLERVPTYKEQIEELTEKDLSTLGFLGYPLLQGADIIMYQAHYVPVGEDQVPHLELTREVVRRFHSFYGEVFVEPQPLLTHFPRLPGLDNRKMSKSYDNAINLSDDAETVRKKVKRMYTDPKRVRADIPGTVEGNPVFMYHDAFNRDIAEVEDLKTRYRAGKVGDVEVKETLARALNAVLDPIRERRLELTAKPERIREILLDGSSRARGEAKLTMAKVREAVRLKYL; encoded by the coding sequence ATGGCTACTGCGACCGTGACAAAACGCGTTCTCTCCGGTATGCGTCCGACGGGCAAGATGCATCTTGGTCACTTGGCCGGTGCGCTCGGCAATTGGGCTGAGCTGCAAGCCAAGTACGAGTGTTTCTACTTTGTGGCCGACTGGCACGCGCTCACCAGTGAGTATGGCAACACCGAAGGGTTAACTGACTACGCGCTTGACAACGTGACGGATTGGATCGCCGCCGGACTCGATCCCGAGCGCAGCACATTCTTCGTTCAGTCACTGGTACCGGAGCATGCAGAGCTATATCTGTTGCTGTCAATGATCGTGCCGACGCCGTGGTTGGAGCGGGTGCCAACCTACAAGGAGCAGATCGAAGAACTCACTGAGAAGGACCTATCCACGCTCGGGTTCCTCGGATATCCGTTACTGCAGGGTGCTGACATCATCATGTATCAGGCGCACTACGTGCCGGTTGGCGAGGACCAGGTGCCGCACCTCGAACTAACCCGTGAAGTCGTCCGCCGCTTTCACAGCTTTTACGGCGAGGTTTTTGTAGAGCCACAACCATTGTTGACACACTTCCCGAGGCTGCCAGGGCTCGATAATCGGAAGATGAGCAAGAGTTACGACAACGCGATTAATCTTTCTGATGATGCAGAAACGGTGCGTAAGAAAGTGAAACGGATGTATACAGATCCCAAAAGGGTGCGTGCTGATATCCCGGGCACAGTTGAAGGCAACCCCGTCTTTATGTACCACGATGCTTTTAACCGTGACATAGCGGAGGTGGAGGACCTTAAGACCCGCTACCGTGCAGGCAAAGTTGGGGATGTTGAGGTCAAGGAAACGTTGGCACGGGCCTTGAACGCCGTGCTTGATCCGATCCGAGAGCGACGATTAGAACTGACCGCCAAACCTGAGCGGATTCGTGAGATCCTATTGGATGGGTCGAGTCGGGCTCGCGGCGAGGCGAAGTTGACGATGGCTAAGGTCCGTGAGGCGGTAAGGCTGAAGTATTTGTGA
- a CDS encoding site-2 protease family protein, which produces MVALSGHRPYPWTLLDFNVIDLLAVFLVLLLSLTVHETAHAWTADRLGDPTARLLGRVSLNPLVHIDPVGTVVLPLVAFSTGVPILGWAKPVPVNIAGLGRGRRDFVLVAAAGPASNIALAVLAAWALGVLEAGWLNIGDGGPEPILHWIAHLAFQVNLLLAVFNMIPVPPLDGGNVLGGLLPATLSNSFDRLLRPYGFLILYALILTDNLMTIIGPPYSFLTWLLRP; this is translated from the coding sequence TTGGTTGCTCTGTCCGGCCACAGGCCTTATCCTTGGACGTTGCTCGATTTCAACGTCATTGACCTCCTCGCTGTTTTTCTGGTTTTGTTGCTTTCGTTGACCGTGCATGAAACGGCTCATGCGTGGACCGCCGACCGGCTCGGCGATCCGACAGCGCGATTGCTCGGCCGGGTCTCGCTTAACCCACTGGTCCACATTGATCCAGTCGGCACGGTCGTTCTGCCCCTGGTCGCGTTTTCCACTGGCGTCCCGATTCTTGGCTGGGCGAAGCCTGTGCCGGTGAACATCGCCGGGCTCGGTCGCGGCCGGCGCGACTTTGTGCTGGTGGCGGCGGCGGGTCCGGCGAGCAACATCGCTCTGGCCGTGTTGGCGGCTTGGGCGCTGGGTGTTCTGGAAGCCGGTTGGCTTAATATCGGCGACGGTGGGCCTGAACCGATTCTCCACTGGATCGCGCACTTGGCGTTCCAGGTTAACCTGCTGTTAGCGGTCTTCAATATGATTCCAGTGCCGCCACTCGATGGAGGCAATGTCCTGGGCGGGTTATTGCCGGCGACCTTGTCTAACTCGTTCGACCGCCTCTTGCGTCCCTATGGTTTCCTGATTTTGTATGCGCTCATCCTGACCGACAACCTTATGACGATCATCGGCCCACCCTATTCGTTTCTCACATGGCTACTGCGACCGTGA